A region from the Candidatus Krumholzibacteriia bacterium genome encodes:
- a CDS encoding thioesterase family protein: MPAAHEFTVYGFHCDLYGHVNNARYLEFLEAARWEAIRGAIDVDAWHRRGWLFVVAHIDIAYRAAATLGDRLRVHTWQGEFGRRSAKVHQRVIGAGDRRVAEATITYVILDRDSQRPLPMDGEIRESLAGLPGPEDS; this comes from the coding sequence ATGCCCGCAGCTCACGAGTTCACCGTCTACGGCTTCCACTGCGACCTGTATGGTCACGTCAACAATGCGCGGTACCTCGAATTCCTCGAGGCCGCGCGTTGGGAGGCCATCCGCGGCGCGATCGACGTCGACGCCTGGCACCGCCGGGGATGGCTGTTCGTGGTTGCGCACATCGACATCGCCTACCGGGCGGCGGCCACCCTGGGCGATCGACTCCGTGTGCACACCTGGCAGGGCGAGTTCGGACGGCGGAGCGCGAAGGTCCACCAGCGCGTGATCGGTGCCGGGGACCGCAGGGTCGCCGAGGCGACGATCACGTACGTGATCCTCGACCGCGACAGCCAACGCCCCCTGCCCATGGACGGCGAGATCCGCGAGTCCCTGGCCGGTCTGCCCGGCCCCGAGGACTCGTAG
- a CDS encoding MFS transporter: MSQIDPTKNRSALVPVFLTVFIDLLGFGIVIPLLPIYSQAYGASGTTLGLLFSSFSLMQLIFAPFWGRLSDKVGRRPVLIGGLIGTSISYVMFGLAESMTMLFVSRMLAGFFGANVATAQAYVADVTTPADRAKGMGMIGAAFGLGFTFGPLIGGFMVQWSMAMPGFFAAGLSLASAIVAFIMLYEPARHRSDATRIFGFETVREAMRQPRVGTVLLLYFVALLAFSGFESMFIRFGLARFPEAFGISSAITDPSMDDVMGAAKEAGLYMFGIGLLAAVIQGGFIRRLVPRYGETKLIVAGPLLLGLGFLIVGVAPNWWLVIAGCAVMPMGFGVNNPSLQGLLSRAVTPDHQGAFLGLNQSLGSLSRVLGPLIAGLVFDYGGPAQPFFLSAALLGVATLLALRYHRRYARSFEHEAEREATVRGTA, translated from the coding sequence ATGAGCCAGATCGACCCGACCAAGAACCGCTCCGCCCTGGTGCCGGTCTTCCTGACCGTCTTCATCGACCTCCTCGGCTTCGGGATCGTCATTCCGCTGCTACCGATCTACTCGCAGGCCTACGGGGCGAGCGGCACGACCCTGGGTCTCCTGTTCTCGAGCTTCTCGCTCATGCAGCTGATCTTCGCGCCCTTCTGGGGACGGTTGAGCGACAAGGTCGGACGGCGCCCGGTGCTGATCGGTGGACTGATCGGCACCTCGATCTCGTACGTGATGTTCGGGCTGGCCGAGAGCATGACCATGCTCTTCGTATCGCGCATGCTGGCCGGTTTCTTCGGTGCGAACGTGGCCACGGCCCAGGCCTACGTGGCCGACGTGACCACACCCGCGGACCGGGCCAAGGGCATGGGGATGATCGGCGCCGCCTTCGGACTGGGCTTCACCTTCGGGCCGCTCATCGGCGGTTTCATGGTGCAGTGGTCGATGGCCATGCCGGGGTTCTTCGCGGCGGGGCTGTCGCTGGCCTCGGCGATCGTGGCCTTCATCATGTTGTACGAGCCGGCGCGGCACCGCAGTGACGCCACGCGGATCTTCGGATTCGAGACGGTCCGCGAGGCCATGCGCCAGCCGCGCGTGGGAACGGTGCTGCTGCTGTACTTCGTGGCGTTGCTGGCGTTCTCGGGCTTCGAGTCGATGTTCATCCGATTCGGACTGGCGCGCTTCCCCGAGGCCTTCGGCATCAGCTCCGCCATCACCGATCCCAGCATGGACGACGTGATGGGCGCGGCGAAGGAAGCCGGCCTGTACATGTTCGGGATCGGCCTTCTGGCCGCGGTGATCCAGGGGGGATTCATCCGGCGGCTGGTGCCGCGCTACGGCGAGACCAAGCTGATCGTCGCCGGTCCTCTCCTGCTGGGTCTGGGCTTCCTGATCGTGGGCGTGGCGCCGAACTGGTGGTTGGTGATCGCGGGGTGCGCGGTCATGCCCATGGGCTTCGGCGTGAACAACCCCTCCCTGCAGGGCCTGCTCTCGCGGGCGGTCACGCCCGACCACCAGGGCGCGTTCCTGGGCCTGAACCAGTCTCTGGGCAGCCTGTCCCGCGTGCTCGGTCCGCTGATCGCCGGACTCGTGTTCGACTACGGCGGACCGGCCCAACCCTTTTTCCTGTCGGCCGCGCTGCTGGGCGTGGCCACGCTGCTGGCCCTGCGCTACCACCGCCGGTACGCGCGCTCGTTCGAGCACGAGGCCGAGCGCGAGGCCACCGTGCGCGGCACGGCCTGA